Proteins co-encoded in one Streptomyces roseochromogenus subsp. oscitans DS 12.976 genomic window:
- a CDS encoding MBL fold metallo-hydrolase, which produces MRAEVHQVADGTFLVHGNHVNWVILKDGDAVTLVDTGYPGDREGVLESLAAVGSSPEAVAAVLITHAHNDHLGSAEYLRATYGTPVHLHPAEVPHARREFLQQATIGDVVRNAWRPGVVSWARHVLQVGGTDHNPVTAPEPFPAEGPLDLPGRPVPVHTPGHTDGHCVYHLPEAGIVISGDALVSGHATSRVKGPQILLDFFHHERARVVDSLEVIGALDGDTLLPGHGPVHRGSVRAAADQARERAS; this is translated from the coding sequence ATGCGGGCAGAGGTACACCAAGTCGCCGACGGCACCTTTCTGGTGCACGGCAACCACGTCAACTGGGTGATCCTCAAGGACGGCGACGCCGTCACACTCGTGGACACCGGCTACCCCGGGGACCGGGAGGGAGTCCTGGAGTCCCTGGCCGCGGTGGGCAGTTCACCGGAGGCGGTCGCCGCCGTCCTGATCACACACGCGCACAACGACCATCTGGGCTCGGCCGAGTACCTGCGCGCCACCTACGGCACTCCCGTCCATCTGCACCCGGCCGAAGTGCCGCACGCGCGGCGGGAGTTCCTGCAGCAGGCCACCATCGGCGACGTGGTGCGCAACGCCTGGCGACCCGGTGTCGTGTCATGGGCGCGGCACGTGCTCCAGGTCGGCGGCACCGACCACAACCCCGTCACCGCGCCCGAGCCGTTCCCGGCCGAGGGCCCGCTGGACCTGCCCGGCCGGCCCGTGCCCGTCCACACCCCCGGCCACACGGACGGCCACTGCGTCTACCACCTCCCCGAGGCGGGCATCGTGATCTCCGGCGACGCGCTGGTCAGCGGGCACGCGACCTCGCGGGTCAAGGGCCCGCAGATCCTGCTCGACTTCTTCCACCACGAGCGGGCCCGGGTCGTGGACTCGCTGGAGGTGATCGGCGCGCTGGACGGTGACACCTTGCTGCCGGGACACGGGCCGGTCCACCGGGGTTCGGTGCGCGCGGCGGCCGACCAGGCCCGGGAAAGGGCTTCCTAG
- a CDS encoding alpha-ketoglutarate-dependent dioxygenase AlkB yields MSTHLQGSLFDQTDELRLGPLDGLRRTELGSGAWIDVLPGWLSGAAALFETLAADVPWRAERWKMYDNMVAVPRLLAHYSAEDPLPHPVLDEARDALSRHYAEELGEPFTTAGLCYYRDGRDSVAWHGDRGGRAAREDTMVAILSVGASRDLLLRPAGGGGTTVRRPLGHGDLIVMGGSCQRTWEHCIPKTTRAAGPRISIQFRPHGVR; encoded by the coding sequence ATGTCCACGCATCTGCAGGGCTCGCTGTTCGACCAGACCGACGAGCTGCGCCTCGGCCCCCTCGACGGGCTGCGCCGGACCGAACTGGGCTCCGGCGCCTGGATCGACGTACTGCCGGGCTGGCTGAGCGGGGCCGCCGCCCTGTTCGAGACGCTGGCGGCGGACGTACCGTGGCGCGCGGAACGCTGGAAGATGTACGACAACATGGTGGCCGTGCCGCGCCTGCTGGCCCACTACTCGGCCGAGGACCCGCTCCCCCATCCGGTGCTCGACGAGGCACGCGACGCGTTGTCCCGGCACTACGCCGAGGAGCTGGGCGAGCCGTTCACCACCGCCGGGCTGTGCTACTACCGCGACGGCCGGGACAGCGTCGCCTGGCACGGGGACCGGGGCGGGCGAGCCGCCCGCGAGGACACGATGGTCGCGATCCTCTCCGTCGGCGCATCCCGGGACCTGCTGCTGCGTCCGGCCGGCGGAGGCGGTACGACGGTGCGGCGGCCGCTCGGGCACGGCGATCTGATCGTGATGGGCGGCTCCTGCCAGCGCACCTGGGAGCACTGCATACCGAAGACCACGCGGGCCGCGGGTCCGCGCATCAGCATCCAGTTCCGGCCGCACGGCGTGCGCTGA
- a CDS encoding TetR/AcrR family transcriptional regulator, with amino-acid sequence MADTPKRVTRRRAATRARLLEAAFDVFAARGFGRVSIEEICEAAGFSRGAFYSNFATLDELFFALYQERADLIASQVAEALAQDGPGLDVPASVDRVTEVLLLDVDWLLVKTDFLVHAARDPQVARALLDHRARLREAIADRLRRARGHTELPAVLGDVEGAAYAVVAAYDGVTVQLLLDRDVQAARAWLGQLLTALLTDGSRSPA; translated from the coding sequence GTGGCAGACACCCCCAAGCGCGTCACCCGACGCCGGGCCGCCACCCGGGCCAGGCTGCTGGAAGCCGCGTTCGACGTGTTCGCGGCCAGGGGCTTCGGGCGCGTGTCCATCGAGGAGATCTGCGAAGCGGCCGGCTTCAGCCGCGGCGCGTTCTACTCGAACTTCGCGACGCTGGACGAGCTGTTCTTCGCGCTCTACCAGGAGCGCGCCGACCTCATCGCCTCCCAGGTGGCCGAGGCGCTCGCCCAGGACGGCCCCGGACTCGACGTGCCGGCCTCCGTGGACCGGGTCACCGAGGTACTGCTGCTCGACGTGGACTGGCTGCTGGTCAAGACCGACTTCCTGGTGCACGCCGCCCGCGACCCGCAGGTCGCCCGGGCCCTCCTCGACCACCGCGCCCGGCTCCGGGAGGCGATCGCCGACCGGCTGCGCCGGGCCCGCGGCCACACCGAACTGCCCGCCGTGCTCGGTGACGTGGAGGGCGCCGCATACGCCGTGGTCGCCGCGTACGACGGCGTCACCGTCCAGCTGCTGCTGGACAGGGACGTCCAGGCCGCACGGGCCTGGCTGGGGCAGCTGCTCACCGCCCTGCTCACGGACGGCAGCCGCAGCCCCGCATGA
- a CDS encoding FAD-binding dehydrogenase, whose product MDADVIVVGAGLAGLVAAHELTSRGRRVALVDQENAANLGGQAYWSFGGLFLVGSPEQRRLGIKDSFDLAWNDWQGSARFDRLDDEDSWAVRWARAYVEFAAGEKRSWLRGHGIELLPTVGWAERGDLRADGHGNSVPRFHIAWGTGTGVVEPFVRHARQAARDGLLTFYHRHRVDELVIEDGAARGVRGTVLAEDLSPRGVSSNRDRVGDFALTAQAVVVTSGGIGADHDIVRHYWPERLGTPPAEMVTGVPAYVDGRMLDISAEAGVRLVNRDRMWHYTEGLQNWDPIWPGHGIRILPGPSSIWLDALGRRLPDPCLPGYDTLSTLKYLRTTEDIAGYDHSWFILTRKIIEKEFALSGSEQNPDITAKDRGAVLRDRLLGKGAPAPVRAFVDKGADFVTAGNLEQLVGKMNALTDKPLLDAAEVRRQIEARDLQLANPYSKDSQIQGIRNARRYIGDRLGRVATPHRILDPAAGPLIGVRLHVLTRKTLGGIQTDLDSRALAADGTPVDGLYAAGEVAGFGGGGVHGYNALEGTFLGGCLFSGRAAGRHAARHTG is encoded by the coding sequence ATGGACGCGGACGTCATCGTCGTCGGAGCGGGCCTCGCCGGCCTGGTCGCGGCGCACGAACTCACCAGCCGGGGCCGCCGGGTGGCCCTGGTCGACCAGGAGAACGCCGCCAACCTCGGCGGACAGGCGTACTGGTCCTTCGGCGGGCTCTTCCTCGTCGGCTCCCCGGAGCAGCGCCGCCTCGGCATCAAGGACTCCTTCGACCTCGCCTGGAACGACTGGCAGGGCAGCGCGCGGTTCGACCGGCTCGACGACGAGGACTCCTGGGCCGTGCGCTGGGCCCGCGCCTATGTCGAGTTCGCGGCCGGCGAGAAGCGGTCCTGGCTCCGCGGCCACGGCATCGAGCTGCTGCCGACCGTCGGCTGGGCCGAGCGCGGCGACCTCAGGGCGGACGGCCATGGCAACTCCGTGCCCCGCTTCCACATCGCCTGGGGCACCGGCACCGGTGTGGTCGAACCCTTCGTGCGCCACGCCCGCCAGGCCGCCCGCGACGGACTGCTGACCTTCTACCACCGCCACCGGGTCGACGAGCTGGTCATCGAGGACGGCGCGGCCCGCGGGGTGCGCGGCACCGTGCTGGCCGAGGACCTCTCACCGCGCGGCGTCTCCTCCAACCGCGACCGCGTCGGCGACTTCGCACTCACCGCCCAGGCGGTCGTCGTCACCAGCGGCGGCATCGGCGCCGATCACGACATCGTCCGCCACTACTGGCCCGAGCGGCTCGGCACCCCGCCGGCCGAGATGGTCACCGGCGTCCCGGCCTACGTGGACGGCCGTATGCTCGACATCAGCGCCGAGGCGGGCGTCCGCCTGGTCAACCGGGACCGCATGTGGCACTACACCGAGGGCCTGCAGAACTGGGATCCGATCTGGCCCGGCCACGGCATCCGCATCCTGCCCGGCCCGTCCTCCATCTGGCTGGACGCCCTCGGCCGGCGCCTGCCCGACCCCTGCCTGCCGGGGTACGACACCCTCAGCACCCTCAAGTACCTGCGTACCACCGAGGACATCGCCGGATACGACCACTCCTGGTTCATCCTCACCCGGAAGATCATCGAGAAGGAGTTCGCGCTCTCCGGCTCCGAGCAGAACCCCGACATCACCGCCAAGGACCGGGGAGCCGTCCTGCGCGACCGGCTGCTCGGCAAGGGCGCGCCCGCACCGGTCAGGGCCTTCGTCGACAAGGGCGCGGACTTCGTGACCGCCGGCAACCTGGAGCAACTGGTCGGGAAGATGAACGCGCTGACCGACAAGCCGCTGCTGGACGCGGCCGAGGTGCGCCGCCAGATCGAGGCCCGCGACCTGCAGCTCGCCAACCCCTACAGCAAGGACTCCCAGATCCAGGGCATCCGCAACGCCCGCCGCTACATCGGCGACCGGCTCGGCCGGGTCGCCACCCCGCACCGCATCCTCGACCCGGCCGCGGGCCCGCTCATCGGTGTCCGCCTGCATGTGCTGACCCGCAAGACCCTCGGCGGCATCCAGACCGACCTCGACTCCCGGGCCCTGGCCGCCGACGGCACGCCGGTCGACGGGCTGTACGCGGCGGGCGAGGTGGCCGGCTTCGGCGGCGGCGGTGTGCACGGCTACAACGCGCTGGAGGGCACTTTCCTCGGCGGCTGCCTGTTCTCGGGCCGGGCGGCGGGCCGGCACGCCGCCCGGCACACGGGCTGA
- a CDS encoding DUF488 domain-containing protein — MTVRVRRIYEPPEPDDGRRVLVDRLWPRGLAKDEAQVDEWPKGLTPSTELRKWYHGGGAYEEFRRRYEAELDGPEAAELLDGLRKSARKGRVTLLTASKTPEESHAQVLAELLRS, encoded by the coding sequence GTGACCGTGCGTGTGCGCCGGATCTACGAACCGCCCGAGCCCGACGACGGCCGGCGTGTGCTGGTCGACCGGCTGTGGCCGCGTGGCCTCGCCAAGGACGAGGCACAGGTCGACGAGTGGCCCAAGGGGCTCACGCCCTCCACCGAGCTGCGCAAGTGGTATCACGGCGGCGGCGCGTACGAGGAGTTCCGCCGCCGGTACGAGGCGGAACTGGACGGCCCTGAGGCCGCCGAACTGCTCGACGGCCTCAGGAAGTCGGCGCGCAAGGGCCGGGTGACCCTGCTCACGGCGTCGAAGACGCCCGAGGAGAGTCACGCCCAGGTGCTGGCGGAGCTGCTGAGGAGCTGA
- a CDS encoding M1 family metallopeptidase, producing the protein MTRPRRQPARRRGVGLRRDTVLATLPVAVAAVIGAAGPTAADTTGAPGAGDPYFPLSGNGGYHVRHYDLTLRYDTSSRHLDGEAVLTARATQNLSRFDLDLQGLKVSGVTVDGAPAAFRRVGQELVVTSRHTLRTGRNFRVTVAYNGTPKPVTDPDGSTDGWIPTDDGAFVAGEPQGAMTWFPANNHPKDKASYDFTITVPQGRTAVANGDLLAQRTTHGRTTFRWRETQPMASYLATATIGNFEVEQYTTRDGIHVYNAVDPREASAAAPVLKQLPSVLAWESKLFGPYPYRSAGSIVDHAPDTGYALETQTRPLYDSAPDLNTLVHENTHQWFGDSVSLTSWKDIWLNEGFATYTEWLYAEQHGGDSAQKTFDADYARPASDPLWAYPPGDPGSGKNIFGTPVYVRAAMTLHELRKAVGDGDFFRILRAWTAGHRDGHGTTAQFVRLAEGTSGKRLAGLFHTWLYARGKPNSA; encoded by the coding sequence GTGACGCGACCTCGCAGACAGCCCGCCCGGCGTCGTGGCGTCGGCCTGCGCCGCGACACGGTCCTCGCCACCCTCCCCGTCGCCGTGGCGGCAGTCATCGGCGCCGCCGGACCCACCGCGGCGGACACGACCGGCGCACCCGGCGCGGGCGACCCCTACTTCCCGCTCAGCGGCAACGGCGGCTACCACGTCCGGCACTACGACCTGACGCTCCGTTATGACACCTCCTCCCGGCACCTCGACGGCGAGGCTGTGCTCACCGCCCGCGCCACCCAGAACCTCAGCCGCTTCGACCTCGACCTCCAGGGCCTGAAGGTCAGCGGCGTCACCGTCGACGGCGCGCCCGCGGCCTTCCGGCGCGTCGGCCAGGAACTCGTCGTCACCTCGCGCCACACCCTGCGCACGGGCAGGAACTTCCGGGTCACCGTCGCCTACAACGGCACCCCGAAGCCGGTCACCGACCCCGACGGCAGCACGGACGGCTGGATCCCCACCGACGACGGCGCCTTCGTCGCGGGCGAACCGCAGGGCGCGATGACCTGGTTCCCGGCGAACAACCACCCCAAGGACAAGGCGTCGTACGACTTCACCATCACCGTTCCGCAGGGGCGCACGGCCGTCGCCAACGGCGATCTCCTCGCACAGCGCACCACACACGGTCGTACGACCTTCCGCTGGCGCGAGACCCAGCCGATGGCCTCCTACCTCGCCACCGCGACCATCGGAAACTTCGAGGTCGAGCAGTACACCACCCGCGACGGCATCCATGTGTACAACGCCGTCGACCCGCGCGAGGCGAGCGCGGCCGCTCCGGTGCTGAAGCAGCTGCCGTCCGTCCTCGCATGGGAGAGCAAGCTGTTCGGGCCGTACCCGTACCGCTCCGCCGGATCGATCGTCGACCACGCCCCGGACACCGGCTACGCCCTGGAGACCCAGACCCGGCCGCTCTACGACTCCGCGCCCGACCTGAACACCCTCGTTCACGAGAACACCCACCAGTGGTTCGGCGACTCCGTCTCGCTGACCTCCTGGAAGGACATCTGGCTCAACGAGGGCTTCGCCACCTACACCGAGTGGCTGTACGCCGAGCAGCACGGCGGCGACAGCGCCCAGAAGACCTTCGACGCCGACTACGCGCGCCCGGCGAGCGACCCGCTGTGGGCCTACCCGCCGGGCGATCCGGGCAGCGGCAAGAACATCTTCGGCACGCCCGTCTACGTCCGCGCCGCCATGACCCTGCACGAACTGCGCAAAGCCGTCGGCGACGGGGACTTCTTCCGGATCCTGCGCGCCTGGACGGCCGGACACCGCGACGGCCACGGTACGACGGCCCAGTTCGTGCGGCTCGCCGAGGGGACGTCGGGGAAGCGTCTGGCCGGACTGTTCCACACGTGGCTGTACGCGAGAGGCAAGCCGAACAGCGCCTGA
- a CDS encoding WhiB family transcriptional regulator: MDNWRDHAACRHEDPDLFFPIGTTGPAQVQTERAKAVCGHCPVREPCLDWALGTGQSMGIWGGTTELERRALRRRARSRPRSA; the protein is encoded by the coding sequence ATGGACAACTGGCGCGACCATGCCGCCTGCCGTCACGAAGACCCCGACCTCTTCTTCCCCATCGGCACCACCGGACCCGCCCAGGTGCAGACCGAGCGGGCCAAGGCGGTGTGCGGGCACTGCCCCGTCCGGGAGCCGTGCCTGGACTGGGCGCTGGGGACGGGCCAGAGCATGGGCATCTGGGGCGGGACGACCGAGCTGGAGCGCCGTGCGCTGCGCCGCCGCGCCCGCTCCCGGCCGCGCTCGGCCTGA
- a CDS encoding LysR family transcriptional regulator ArgP: MMTELPLDQVRTLLAVVDEGTFDAAAAALHVTPSAVSQRVKALEQRTGRVLLQRTKPVRATESGAVLVRYARQLARLERDAWGELGLSGAGEPTRVSVAVNADSLATWFLPALTRVAGLCYELHREDEDHTAALLREGLVMAAVTSVPDPVPGCAVRLLGRMRYLPVAAPEFTGTHLAGRPLPEALPQAPVVAFDRKDDFQDAFVRRLGGGSAGPSRHHVPTSEGFLDAVAAGLGWGMVPEVQADPLLTAGRLVLLAPDAWMDVALYWQQWKLDSPALAALAEAVAATAAEALRS; the protein is encoded by the coding sequence GTGATGACCGAGCTTCCCCTGGACCAGGTGCGGACGCTGCTCGCCGTGGTGGACGAGGGCACCTTCGACGCCGCCGCGGCCGCCCTGCATGTGACGCCGTCGGCGGTCAGCCAGCGGGTCAAGGCACTCGAACAGCGCACCGGCCGGGTGCTGCTGCAGCGCACCAAGCCCGTGCGGGCCACGGAGTCGGGCGCGGTGCTGGTGCGCTACGCCCGGCAGCTCGCGCGGCTGGAGCGGGACGCCTGGGGCGAGCTGGGGCTGAGCGGTGCCGGGGAGCCGACGCGGGTGTCGGTGGCGGTGAACGCGGACTCCCTGGCGACCTGGTTCCTGCCGGCGCTGACCCGGGTGGCGGGACTCTGCTACGAACTGCACCGCGAGGACGAGGACCATACGGCGGCCCTGCTGCGCGAGGGTCTGGTGATGGCGGCCGTGACCTCCGTGCCCGATCCGGTGCCGGGCTGCGCCGTGCGGCTGCTCGGCCGGATGCGCTATCTGCCGGTCGCCGCACCGGAGTTCACCGGGACGCATCTGGCCGGGCGGCCGCTGCCGGAGGCTCTTCCCCAGGCGCCCGTCGTGGCCTTCGACCGCAAGGACGACTTCCAGGACGCCTTCGTACGGCGGCTGGGGGGCGGCTCGGCCGGTCCGTCCCGGCACCACGTGCCCACCTCGGAGGGATTCCTGGACGCGGTCGCCGCGGGACTCGGCTGGGGCATGGTGCCGGAGGTCCAGGCGGACCCACTGCTCACGGCGGGCCGGCTCGTGCTCCTCGCCCCCGACGCGTGGATGGACGTCGCGCTGTACTGGCAGCAGTGGAAGCTCGACTCCCCCGCACTCGCGGCACTGGCCGAGGCGGTGGCGGCGACGGCGGCCGAGGCGCTGCGCAGTTGA
- a CDS encoding MFS transporter, with the protein MDTSESSTTEPDSATHTTDATEVTDAAPAPRRGWRRWAMDTRPLRIPAYRRLWTSTIVTAVGSQLTAVAVPKQIYDITHSSAWVGYASLAGLVPMVAFALWGGAVADTVDRRKLLLVTNSGIAVTSLLFWAQAVSGLDSVVVLMLLLAVQQAFFGLNAPARNASIARLVPAAELPAAGALGSTVTQTGLVAGPLLAGALIPVIGLPELYLLDALALCLTVWAVFRLPALPPLGEVAARRAGIREIAEGFRYMSRHKVLLLSFLADIVAMVLGMPRALFPQLAAQTYHSYGEGLALGVLFAGIPVGAVLGGLFSGVFSRARRHGWMVVGAVVAWGVAIAGSGLSGNLWVALAFLAAAGVADMVSMVFRGAILLSAATDEMRGRMQGVFTVVVVGGPRLADVLHGTVGSAFGPRAAVAGGGALVVVVMLALTAAVPALRRYRI; encoded by the coding sequence GTGGACACGAGCGAGAGCAGCACCACCGAACCCGACTCCGCGACGCACACGACGGATGCGACGGAGGTGACGGACGCGGCGCCTGCGCCCCGGCGCGGCTGGCGCCGCTGGGCGATGGACACCCGCCCGCTGCGCATCCCCGCCTACCGGCGCCTGTGGACGTCGACCATCGTCACCGCCGTCGGCAGTCAGCTCACCGCCGTCGCCGTGCCGAAGCAGATCTACGACATCACGCACTCCTCGGCATGGGTGGGCTACGCGAGCCTGGCGGGCCTCGTGCCCATGGTGGCGTTCGCGCTGTGGGGCGGGGCGGTCGCCGACACCGTGGACCGGCGCAAGCTGCTGCTGGTCACCAACTCCGGCATCGCCGTGACCTCGCTGCTGTTCTGGGCGCAGGCCGTCAGCGGGCTGGACTCGGTCGTCGTACTGATGCTGCTGCTCGCGGTGCAGCAGGCGTTCTTCGGGCTCAACGCCCCCGCCCGCAACGCCTCCATCGCCCGGCTGGTCCCGGCCGCGGAACTGCCCGCCGCGGGCGCGCTCGGCTCGACGGTGACGCAGACCGGCCTGGTGGCGGGCCCGCTGCTCGCCGGTGCGCTGATCCCGGTCATCGGGCTGCCCGAGCTGTACCTCCTCGACGCCCTGGCGCTGTGCCTGACCGTGTGGGCCGTCTTCCGGCTGCCCGCGCTGCCGCCGCTCGGCGAGGTCGCCGCCCGCCGGGCCGGGATACGCGAGATAGCCGAGGGCTTCCGCTACATGTCCCGGCACAAGGTGCTGCTGCTGTCGTTCCTCGCCGACATCGTCGCCATGGTCCTCGGCATGCCCCGCGCGCTGTTCCCGCAGCTGGCCGCCCAGACCTACCACTCCTACGGCGAAGGGCTGGCGCTCGGCGTGCTGTTCGCCGGCATCCCGGTCGGCGCGGTGCTCGGCGGCCTGTTCTCCGGTGTGTTCTCGCGGGCCCGCCGGCACGGCTGGATGGTCGTCGGCGCGGTCGTCGCCTGGGGCGTGGCCATCGCCGGCTCCGGGCTGAGCGGCAACCTGTGGGTGGCTCTGGCCTTCCTCGCCGCAGCCGGTGTCGCCGACATGGTCTCGATGGTGTTCCGCGGTGCGATCCTGCTGTCGGCGGCGACCGACGAGATGCGCGGCCGGATGCAGGGCGTGTTCACGGTGGTCGTCGTGGGCGGTCCGCGCCTGGCCGACGTGCTGCACGGCACGGTCGGCTCGGCGTTCGGCCCGCGGGCCGCCGTGGCGGGCGGTGGCGCACTGGTCGTCGTGGTCATGCTGGCCCTGACCGCGGCCGTACCGGCACTGCGCCGATACCGGATCTGA
- a CDS encoding cyclic nucleotide-binding domain-containing protein: MTKAIKLLTALPQAQRERLMELAEEVSFPEDTRIFEAGGTADRFWVIRSGAVHLDQQVTSRQRVTVASLGAGDLLGWSWLFPPYQWDFGAVAYTDVRAYEFDGPSVLALSVEDPLLGLSLVRTVAEILAHRLETTRGKLMDQYSIQRRTGLL; the protein is encoded by the coding sequence ATGACCAAAGCGATAAAACTGCTGACCGCCCTGCCCCAGGCGCAGCGCGAGCGCCTGATGGAACTGGCCGAGGAGGTCTCGTTCCCGGAGGACACGCGCATCTTCGAGGCGGGCGGTACCGCCGACCGGTTCTGGGTGATCCGTTCGGGCGCGGTCCACCTGGACCAGCAGGTCACCTCCCGGCAGCGGGTGACGGTGGCCTCGCTCGGCGCCGGCGACCTGCTCGGCTGGTCCTGGCTGTTCCCGCCGTACCAGTGGGACTTCGGCGCGGTGGCCTACACCGACGTACGGGCCTACGAGTTCGACGGACCCTCCGTGCTCGCACTGAGCGTGGAGGACCCGCTGCTCGGGCTCTCCCTGGTCCGGACGGTGGCCGAGATCCTCGCCCACCGCCTGGAGACGACGCGGGGCAAGCTGATGGACCAGTACTCCATCCAGCGGCGCACCGGACTGCTGTAG
- a CDS encoding SigB/SigF/SigG family RNA polymerase sigma factor produces the protein MLTDLSTSRPGTPATTTCATPARRTHDDTPDTAELFARLANLGDGPERDALRGELVAAWLPMAHRIAGRFRDRGESVEDLRQVAALGLVKAVDRFDPSRGAFESYAVPTVTGEVKRHFRDRMWALRVPRRIQELRNRVRLARRELAQHPGSPEPTVTAIAAHTGLTEEEVGAGLEALESFSTLSLDAELSAGDDGCSLTDTLGATDTSYDVVVDREAAKAGLRRLPERERAILYMRFFEDMTQSRIADRLGISQMHVSRLISRSCARVRDEALGRCTGGARPV, from the coding sequence ATGCTGACCGACTTGTCGACAAGCCGTCCCGGAACGCCCGCCACGACCACCTGCGCCACACCCGCGCGCAGAACCCATGACGACACCCCTGACACCGCGGAACTGTTCGCCCGGCTCGCGAACCTGGGCGACGGCCCCGAACGGGACGCCCTGCGCGGCGAACTCGTCGCCGCCTGGCTGCCCATGGCCCACCGCATCGCCGGCCGCTTCCGCGACCGGGGCGAGTCCGTCGAGGACCTGCGGCAGGTGGCCGCACTCGGGCTGGTCAAGGCCGTCGACCGGTTCGACCCCTCCCGCGGGGCCTTCGAGAGCTATGCGGTGCCGACCGTCACCGGCGAGGTCAAGCGGCACTTCCGGGACCGGATGTGGGCCCTCAGGGTGCCGCGCCGGATCCAGGAACTGCGCAACCGGGTGCGCCTGGCCCGCCGCGAACTCGCCCAGCACCCCGGCAGCCCCGAACCCACCGTCACCGCCATCGCCGCCCACACCGGTCTCACCGAGGAGGAGGTCGGCGCGGGCCTGGAGGCGCTGGAGAGCTTCAGCACCCTGTCCCTGGACGCCGAACTGTCCGCCGGGGACGACGGCTGCAGCCTCACCGACACCCTCGGCGCGACGGACACCTCCTACGACGTCGTGGTCGACCGCGAGGCCGCGAAGGCGGGTCTGCGCCGGCTGCCCGAGCGGGAACGGGCCATCCTCTACATGCGGTTCTTCGAGGACATGACGCAGAGCCGCATCGCCGACCGGCTGGGCATCTCCCAGATGCATGTCTCCCGGCTGATCAGCCGCAGCTGCGCCCGCGTCCGCGACGAGGCGCTGGGCCGGTGCACGGGCGGCGCCCGCCCGGTATGA